From the Arvicola amphibius chromosome 2, mArvAmp1.2, whole genome shotgun sequence genome, one window contains:
- the LOC119807093 gene encoding LOW QUALITY PROTEIN: taste receptor type 2 member 7-like (The sequence of the model RefSeq protein was modified relative to this genomic sequence to represent the inferred CDS: inserted 1 base in 1 codon), whose amino-acid sequence HKMDTTLMFVAVGETLVGILGNAFIALVNFTGWIKSKKIASIDSILTSLAMSRICLQCIILLDCFILVQYPDTYNTGKEMRIIDFFWTLSNHLSVWFATCLSIFYFFKIANFFHPLFLWIKWRIDKLILRTLLLSFVLSLCCSLPATENLNDDFRSCVKTKWRINSTLRCKVNKAGHASVKVYLNLVMLFPFSVSLLSFLLLILSLWRHTRHMQLNATGNKDPSTTAHIXAIKAVISFLVLFVAYCLAFLIATSSYFMPESDLAVIWGEMISLIYPSSHSFILILSNNKLKQASVKVLCKVKAMVMGRNC is encoded by the exons CATAAAATGGATACTACCTTAATGTTTGTAGCTGTTGGCGAGACCTTGGTAGGGATCTTAGGAAATGCATTCATTGCATTGGTAAACTTCACAGGCTGGATCAAGAGTAAGAAGATTGCCTCTATTGATTCAATCCTCACAAGTCTGGCCATGTCCAGAATTTGTCTACAGTGTATCATCCTATTAGATTGTTTCATATTGGTGCAGTATCCAGACACCTACAACACAGGTAAAGAAATGAGGATCATTGACTTCTTCTGGACACTCAGCAACCATTTAAGTGTCTGGTTTGCCACCTGCCTcagcattttctatttcttcaagaTAGCAAACTTCTTCCACCCTCTTTTCCTCTGGATAAAGTGGAGAATTGACAAACTAATTCTCAGGACTCTACTGTTGAGCTTTGTCCTGTCCCTGTGTTGTAGCCTTCCAGCCACTGAGAATTTGAATGATGACTTCAGATCTTGTGTCAAGACAAAATGGAGAATAAACTCTACTTTGAGATGCAAAGTAAATAAAGCTGGACACGCTTCCGTCAAGGTATATCTCAACCTGGTCATgctgtttcccttttctgtgtccctgctctcatttcttctcttgatCCTCTCCCTATGGAGACACACCAGGCATATGCAGCTCAATGCAACAGGGAACAAAGATCCCAGCACAACAGCTCACA GAGCCATAAAAGCAGTAATCTCCTTCCTTGTCTTGTTTGTTGCCTACTGTCTGGCATTTCTCATAGCCACCTCCAGCTACTTTATGCCAGAGTCTGACTTGGCTGTAATTTGGGGTGAGATGATATCTCTGATCTATCCCTCAAGCCATTCGTTTATTCTAATCCTGAGCAACAATAAACTAAAACAGGCATCTGTGAAGGTGCTTTGTAAAGTAAAGGCTATGGTAATGGGAAGAAACTGTTAA